A genomic region of Balaenoptera acutorostrata chromosome 4, mBalAcu1.1, whole genome shotgun sequence contains the following coding sequences:
- the ZPLD1 gene encoding zona pellucida-like domain-containing protein 1, giving the protein MEQIWLLLLLIIRVLPGSAQFNGYNCDTNLHSRFPAERDINVYCGVQAITMKINFCTVLFSGYSETDLALNGRHGDSHCRGFINNNTFPAVVIFIINLSTLEGCGNNLVVSTIPGVSAYGNATSVQIGNISGYIDTPDPSTIISYLPGLLYKFSCSYPLEYLVNNTQLASSSAAISVRENNGTFVSTLNLLLYNDSTYSQQLIIPSIGLPLKTKVFAAVQATNLDGRWNVLMDYCYTTPSGNPNDDIRYDLFLSCDKDPQTTVIENGRSQQGRFSFEVFRFVKHKNQKMSTVFLHCVTKLCRADDCPFLMPICDHRERRDAGRRTTWSPQSTSGNAVLSAGPIITRSDETPTNNSQLGSPNEPHFQLNAITSALISGTVILGVVSFSLLLCSLALLHRKAPSSLVLNGIRNPVFD; this is encoded by the exons ctgaAAGAGACATCAATGTCTACTGTGGGGTCCAGGCCATTACAATGAAGATTAATTTTTGCACAGTACTTTTCTCTGGTTATTCTGAAACAGACCTGGCACTGAACGGAAGGCATGGGGATTCCCACTGCAGGGGGTTCATCAATAACAACACCTTTCCTGCGGTGGTCATTTTCATCATCAATCTCAGCACCTTGGAGGGCTGTGGAAACAATTTAGTG gtatccACAATTCCTGGAGTCAGTGCTTATGGAAATGCAACTTCAGTACAAATAGGAAATATTTCAGGATATATTGATACTCCAGACCCATCAACAATCATCAGCTATCTACCTGGACTTCTTTACAAATTTAGTTGTAGTTATCCATTGGAATACCTGGTTAATAATACCCAGCTTGCTTC GTCCTCAGCTGCTATTTCTGTGAGGGAGAACAATGGTACATTTGTCAGCACTTTGAACCTGCTCCTTTATAAC gaTTCAACCTACAGTCAGCAGTTAATTATCCCGAGTATAGGATTACCTTTGAAAACCAAAGTATTTGCAGCTGTACAAGCCACTAATCTGGATGGCAG ATGGAATGTCTTAATGGATTATTGCTACACGACCCCATCAGGGAACCCAAATGATGATATTCGATATGATCTCTTCCTTAG CTGTGACAAAGATCCTCAAACAACCGTCATTGAAAACGGCAGGAGCCAGCAGGGCCGCTTTTCCTTTGAAGTGTTCCGATTTGTGAAACACAAGAATCAGAAAATGTCCACTGTCTTCCTGCACTGTGTTACCAAGCTCTGCAGAGCTGATGACTGCCCCTTCCTTATGCCA ATTTGCGACCACAGAGAAAGGCGAGATGCGGGGAGGAGGACCacctggagcccccagagcacTTCTGGAAATGCTGTCCTTTCTGCAGGGCCCATCATTACTCGGAGTG aTGAGACTCCAACCAACAATTCACAGCTTG GTTCTCCAAACGAACCTCATTTCCAGCTGAACGCCATCACCAGCGCACTGATATCAGGAACGGTCATTCTGGGAGTCGTGAGCTTTTCCCTCCTCCTGTGCTCACTGGCCCTTCTACACAGGAAGGCACCCAGCAGTCTGGTATTGAATGGCATACGAAACCCAGTCTTTGACTGA